One stretch of Bradyrhizobium canariense DNA includes these proteins:
- a CDS encoding VOC family protein: MVVSVDAIRPVLDHVVVNVMGKLGEAAEQYTKLGFQLTERGHHTLGSSNNLAIFRDNYLELLGYLPGRETKRADLWTHPAGLTGLVFKSPDANLVYAALTERGVPVLEPISFARPVQLPGGAQDARFKVIRVSGEQVQNGRTFFCHHDTPELVYRPEWQLHRNGVTDVVEFVIASRDPARTASLYERMFGAPLLKPVSGGVSFTAGAATVLVLKPEAVAERYVGAALADPTGSDRMVALTFKVTSLDQPRAVFDAAKIAYRPFERGIVVDHAQAANVALGFTA; encoded by the coding sequence ATGGTTGTCTCTGTCGATGCCATCAGGCCCGTTCTTGACCACGTCGTGGTCAATGTGATGGGCAAGCTGGGTGAGGCAGCCGAGCAATACACAAAGCTCGGCTTCCAGCTCACCGAGCGCGGCCATCACACACTGGGCTCAAGTAACAATCTCGCGATCTTTCGCGACAATTATCTGGAACTGCTCGGCTACCTGCCCGGGCGCGAAACCAAGCGCGCCGATCTGTGGACGCATCCCGCCGGGCTGACCGGCCTCGTCTTCAAGTCACCCGATGCGAATCTTGTTTATGCGGCGCTGACGGAGCGCGGCGTGCCCGTGCTCGAGCCGATAAGTTTTGCCCGGCCGGTCCAGCTGCCGGGCGGTGCGCAGGACGCGCGCTTCAAGGTGATCCGTGTCAGTGGCGAGCAGGTGCAGAACGGCCGAACATTCTTCTGCCATCACGATACGCCGGAACTGGTGTATCGGCCCGAGTGGCAACTGCATCGCAACGGCGTCACCGATGTCGTCGAATTCGTGATCGCCTCGCGCGATCCGGCGCGCACCGCGTCGCTCTACGAGCGGATGTTCGGCGCGCCGCTGCTGAAGCCCGTTTCCGGCGGCGTATCGTTTACGGCCGGTGCTGCCACCGTGCTCGTATTGAAGCCGGAGGCGGTCGCCGAGCGTTACGTGGGCGCCGCGTTAGCCGATCCCACCGGTTCGGATCGAATGGTCGCGCTGACGTTCAAGGTGACTTCGCTGGACCAGCCGCGCGCGGTGTTCGACGCGGCGAAGATTGCGTACCGGCCTTTTGAACGCGGAATCGTGGTCGATCACGCGCAGGCCGCCAACGTCGCGCTCGGGTTCACCGCGTGA
- a CDS encoding quinone oxidoreductase family protein produces MRAVVLREHGDNDKLEYEADYPTPKAGEGDVVVRVKASSINYHDVFTRRGMPGIKVPLPVIIGLDVVGEIAEIGTGVDGWKVGDRVLIDPVNRVEGGLMGETQDGGLAEFCRAKAHQLVRIPDGVSFEQAAALPVAYGTAIRMMNTIGQIKAGEKVLILGASGGVGVCCVQLAKLAGAYVIACAGNEEKGRRLTELGADEIILYTQNDFMKTVFERHGKPHRRRFVEGGGVDVVVNFTGGDTWVKSLRCLKLGGRLLTCGATAGYSPTEDIRFIWTFELKVLGSNGWEREDIEKLFDLVRAGKLQVLIDKAYPLTEAKEAVRVIEDRAVFGKVVVVP; encoded by the coding sequence ATGCGAGCGGTAGTCCTTCGGGAACATGGCGATAACGACAAGCTTGAATACGAGGCGGATTATCCGACGCCGAAGGCAGGCGAGGGCGACGTCGTCGTGCGGGTCAAGGCCTCGTCGATCAATTACCACGACGTCTTCACGCGTCGCGGAATGCCGGGCATCAAGGTGCCGCTGCCGGTCATCATCGGGCTCGACGTGGTTGGCGAGATCGCCGAGATCGGCACGGGCGTCGACGGCTGGAAAGTCGGCGATCGCGTTCTGATCGATCCGGTCAACCGTGTCGAAGGCGGCCTGATGGGCGAAACCCAGGACGGCGGCCTCGCCGAATTCTGCCGCGCCAAGGCCCATCAACTGGTCCGGATTCCCGATGGCGTCAGCTTCGAGCAGGCGGCGGCGCTGCCCGTTGCTTATGGCACCGCGATCCGGATGATGAACACCATCGGCCAGATCAAGGCCGGCGAGAAGGTGCTGATCCTCGGCGCCAGCGGCGGCGTCGGCGTCTGCTGCGTCCAGCTCGCCAAGCTTGCGGGCGCCTATGTCATCGCCTGCGCCGGCAATGAGGAAAAAGGGCGTCGGCTGACCGAACTCGGCGCCGACGAGATTATTCTCTACACCCAGAACGATTTCATGAAGACGGTGTTCGAGCGCCATGGCAAGCCGCATCGGCGGCGGTTTGTCGAGGGCGGCGGCGTCGATGTCGTGGTCAATTTCACCGGCGGCGACACCTGGGTGAAATCGCTGCGCTGCCTGAAGCTGGGCGGCCGACTGCTCACCTGCGGCGCCACCGCCGGCTACTCTCCCACCGAGGATATCCGTTTCATCTGGACCTTCGAATTGAAGGTTCTTGGCTCCAACGGTTGGGAGCGCGAGGATATCGAAAAATTGTTCGATCTGGTGCGGGCCGGCAAGCTTCAGGTGCTGATCGACAAAGCCTATCCGCTCACGGAGGCGAAGGAAGCGGTGCGGGTGATCGAGGATCGCGCCGTATTCGGAAAAGTCGTGGTGGTGCCGTGA
- a CDS encoding PaaI family thioesterase: MSKSETTALTAAEIQKMLDASPFNLFLGLTVVNADPIKQEVTMRSVMRAEFERRPGSKQWHGGVIASVIDTVGDFAVGMMVGRGLPTVNFRVDYLKPAVDTALVAVSRVRRAGKSVGVADVDVFDEKGALLAIGRGTYSTLEAK, encoded by the coding sequence GTGAGCAAGTCCGAAACCACCGCGCTGACGGCCGCCGAAATCCAAAAGATGCTGGATGCCTCGCCGTTCAACCTGTTTCTCGGCCTCACCGTGGTCAATGCGGATCCGATCAAGCAGGAAGTCACCATGCGCTCAGTGATGCGTGCGGAGTTTGAACGCCGTCCGGGATCGAAGCAGTGGCATGGCGGCGTGATCGCCTCGGTGATCGACACCGTCGGTGACTTCGCGGTCGGCATGATGGTCGGCCGCGGATTGCCGACGGTCAATTTCCGCGTCGACTATCTCAAACCCGCGGTCGACACCGCGCTGGTCGCGGTGTCGCGGGTGCGCCGCGCCGGCAAGAGTGTCGGCGTCGCCGACGTCGATGTGTTCGACGAGAAAGGCGCGCTGCTGGCGATCGGAAGAGGGACCTATTCAACACTCGAAGCAAAATAA